The Selenomonadales bacterium genome includes the window TTGACTTGCGTAACTGTGCATGGACCAGCCTCAATTACGGTAACCGGCACCACGACACCCTTGTCGGCAAAGACTTGGGTCATCCCAATCTTCTTGCCAAGAATTGCTTTCTGCACTGTGTGCACCTCCATACATTGGTTCCCCACGGGGAACGTGTACCGCTCTGGGAGCAGGGTTCTCGGACCCTTAGCCTTAGAGCTTAATCTCTATATCTACGCCCGCGGGCAGGTCTAGGCGCATAAGTGCGTCGACCGTCTTGGGAGTAGGCTCAAGAATGTCAATCAACCGCTTGTGCGTACGCATCTCGAACTGCTCGCGAATGTCCTTTTCTACGTGCGGGGCACGCAGTATGGTAAAGAGATTGCGCTCTGTCGGCAGCGGTATGGGGCCAGACACCGTAGCGCCGGTGCGGCGTGCAGTCTCCACAATCTTATCCGAAGATTGGTCTAAGATCGTGTGGTCAAAAGCCTTTAGCCGAATGCGTATCTTCTGTTGTGCCATTTCTTTTCCCTCCTTACTGTCACGTGTGGGGGATGGGGAATTAGACGTAGGGCTACTGGCTCCTGGCTGCTAGCTCCTAGTAGAGGAGGTGCCCAGTCCTCAGTTCCCAGTAGAAGCGATTAGCTCGCGTTCATCATTCGTGAATTGCGAATCCTGACCTAGAGAGGTTACCGCCCACTGGGCACTAGGCACTAGGCACTAGGCACTAGGCACTAGGCGCTGGAGCCCTACTCAATAATCTCCGTCACGACGCCGGCGCCGACGGTACGGCCGCCTTCGCGAATCGCAAAGCGCACGCCGGGCTCCATGGCAATCGTAGTAATAAGCTCAATCGTCATGGTGATGTTGTCCCCGGGCATAACCATCTCTACGCCTGCGGGCAGGTTCAAGATGCCGGTTACGTCGGTGGTGCGGAAGTAAAACTGCGGACGGTATCCGTCAAAGAAGGGCTTATGACGGCCGCCTTCTTCTTGGGACAGAACGTAGAC containing:
- the rpsJ gene encoding 30S ribosomal protein S10; the encoded protein is MAQQKIRIRLKAFDHTILDQSSDKIVETARRTGATVSGPIPLPTERNLFTILRAPHVEKDIREQFEMRTHKRLIDILEPTPKTVDALMRLDLPAGVDIEIKL